The segment CTTATCGCTGCCTTAATCCGCCTCTTCCTGTCTGCCAAGTATTTATTCCTTTGGCCTTGAGGTCTTAGACAAATCCTACCCCGATATGTCTCACTGTAGCCTTGAGATATAAAGGTCCTTATTACCACACCTACTCCCTTCTAGATAaattctctgcctgacttacctAAAATGGTTACTAATCCCCCACCAGGTCTCCCTGGGGTTCCTCCCATCCCTAAGGCGAGTCCAAATTATACACCAATTATAAATACGCCTGTTATCGTGTTGACCCCAGGTACTAAGAGGACGTGTTGTTATTGTGTCTTTCTCATACTTCTTCATGAAAAATTGTTGCTCTGTGTTTAAGTAAAAACTCTAGGAATGGCAAAGCAGAACACTCTAGGCCtcgtgtatttgtgtgtatatgtgtttcaTCAAGAACAGatgttaaagttttctttttctttcttttttttttttttttttttgcatttaacaattatttaattgttagttattattagttagttatatttagttatttataactatatatattagTTAGTTATATTAGTTAGTTATATTTAATTGTTAGTTAGTTATTATTTAATTGTGTAGTACCTACCACGTGTTTAcatgttctaggtgctggggatatagaaaagaacaaaacaaacaaaaacttctgcCCTCCTAGATCTTAAAGTCTGAGGACTAAGGGTAGGGACTGTGACAATTTATAGATGATATAACTGGCAAAGTAAAAAAGTCACATGAATCTAGAGATAAATGATTAGGATTAATACGTTTAGTGACGTTGGTACatacaaaataatcaatataaaaaatgctTGCGTTTTTATACACTAGCAATAATCGGAAAACAAACATGAAGCTGCTTTTCAACCTCCAAGAAATTAAGTAGGTACACAACTCGTAGTATAAAGCCCtgtgaattttcacaaactcaATGCACCCATGTAATTCATGCCTAAATcaagaaagagaatatataatCAGCCTCTCCAGAAGTCTCTCTCCTGCCACCTTCGAGTAACTAACCCCCACCGAGGATAACCACTATCCTGATTACTAACAGCATAGATTagttttatctggttttgaacTTGAAATCGTACagttaagtggaatcatatagttgATTTTAAATACCATTgcaatagtaataaaaaaatatttttaaaacattaaagaataaatctAACAGAGGATGTTACAGGTCGTTTGTGGAGAAAATGGCTTCTTGAGAGACATTAACAAAGATTTGGTCAAACAgggagcccagaaacagacccacacgtATGGAAACATGTTTAATGATGAGTAGATATTGCCATGGGGACAGGATTGGCTGGGTCAATAAGTGTATCTATCTGGGAGAAAATGCAACTGGAACTttacctcacaccacacacaaatacCAGTTCCAGGTATATTAAAGGTTGTCCTATGAAAGGCACTGTAGGAGATTCTATGTGACCTTGGGATAAGGAAGATTCTCTCAGACGCAAAAAGCAGACACCATAGAGGCTCGACGTCGATACGTTTTCTTACGTTAAAACTGAGAATTTCGTGTCATCGAATGTCCTCACAAAGAGAGTAAACTGGTGAACCACGGGCTAGGGGAAAACACATGTCACATCAATAATCAGCAAACAATTAGCATCCAGGTGATCTGAAGCGCCCCTAGGAATCCCGTGGGAAAAAAGACGAACAACCCAACAGAAAAACTGTCCCTACGCCTGGCTTGGGCAGAGTAGGGGAAGAGCAGGTTTGCCCAAGTGGGCAGCCCAAGTAGGCCTTAGGAAAATAGGAAGATGGTGCTGATGACGATTCCAGGTCTCTGAAAGGAGTCTCCTGACCACCTCCTCGTTCGCCCCACCGTAGTTAACCTAGAGACAGACCCACCGACGGGGCAAGACTCAGCCTTGTTCTCCTGTGTTCTCCACAGCTCTCTGCTCGGCTGGTGTCCTGGTGGTGCTTTCTTCCGAGAGCTGGAATAGAGTGAGCTCCAGTCTTGCCATTCCTCTAACCCTCCCAACTCTTTTAGGATTCCCCTCTTCATCCCGAAGATCCTCCAGTCCAGGGGGCTGTGACCCGGATACAATGGGCTCTCCAGAGTCTCTCCTCACCCACGGTTCCCTGACACGCCCTAGGAGAATCTCAATGGACAGATTTAGATGGCAATCCAGAATCTAAGTGGCCGGAGTCCCCTGAGCAGCAGGAAGCGGCGAGGGGAGCCCCGCGGGAAGGAGTGGAGGCCAGAACATAGCCTCTGCCGCAGGCAGCCTCCGCCGCTCGGTGTTCGTGCCCCCTGGGCacgtttcttaacctctctgcctcatttttgtcatctgtgaaatggggataagaatagTAAGCCTGCTTCGTGGCCGGGCCGTGAGGGTAAAACGAATGACGACACGAGTGAGGCACAGAGACCAGTGCCCGGCAGGTGGGAAACGCTGTGTAACCGttagctgttgttgttgttgccgtTGGCCTCACTGTCCTCATCCTCGTCACTGAACAGTTCATCTCACTGAGTTTTATTATgtcaaaaaataaagagcaaacacTCAgaattgattctctctctctctctcttttgtttttaagaattttaataacTTGTCATCCTGGGTCTTTCTCGAGAGGCCACCCTTGGAAACAGTGGCTTTCGTGGAGGTGATTCACGTTAACCGGAAGAAGAAAGTGTGGGATTATAATTACGACGATGAGAGCGACAGCAATGATGAGGTGGCCCCTCCAATAAGCGGAGGTGGTTATACTATGCACGGGCTAACGGGCAGGCTTCTGGGTCCGGCCTCCGCCTCCTCGGCCACCTTGGAAGACTGCAACCAGCCAGACGCTGAGGAACCCGATCAATCCGAACCTGAGGCTGACACCGAGCCCCTGATGGCAGTATGGCCCAGCCCCAGGCAGTCGGAATGCTGCAAGAGTGGGGCctacaaggagagagggaggctgcCACAGGACCCCGTCTCCGAGGATGATGACAGCGCCACCGAAGAGTCTGGGGACAAAATTACCTTCAATGTAAATTTAAACTCTGTGTTTGTGAGGATCCCCGATGATGACTCAGAAGTACCCCCGACGTCACCATCTTTTCTAGAAGAGACAGCCAACCTAGAGGATTCAGATGAAACAGAAATAAGCTTTCTGGCAGCCAGTGGGGAAGGAACACAGCCACCCTTCGCCAGCCCCTCTGCAGAGTGCCCGTGGCCTGAAGACGCTCTTTCTGACAAAAGTGACAGTTCCGAGTCAGATGCGGACATCAGGGATGGTTATATAATGAGATGATTCCCAAGGATAGTTAATTAACAAGGACCGATGAGGTTCTCCCTCCGCGTACGGTCACCAGCCCCTCCGGGGCCTGCCAGCGATGTCGGTGGGAAGGTGCTGGAGACTGCAGTCTGCTGGGTGATTCCTGGTGACGTCATCTATGCAGATTCCCAGGACGGCCACATGGGACCCTCCTATCCTGCAGTGTATTGTTTACATGTCCCAAGGGATGCACTTTGAAGGGAAAGTGTCCTGTCCATTTCCTTCCCTGCATTTATAATAGTTCTGCATCCTGTCTCCCAGAGCAAGGAGCAGGGTCCCCTGCATCTTTCCTGGGTGGTCCAAGACCCTGCAAGTTAATGAAATTAGCCAGGGTGGGAGTGGAGAGTGAAAAGGAAGACACTCAGCAGGGTTCCTAGCAGGTACAGTCAGCAGTGGTGGGTCCAGCAGGCTTaagggaggggccaggagggaaaaagcaggaagggaaggccaccagaaggaaagaaaggggacccacaaagaaacagaagcacaggTTCTGAGTTGGAAGTGGGGAAAGTGGAGCCCGGTCTTGGGCTCCTCCCCGATGTCACATTCTGTCACCTACACTCAGAATTCAGCTCTCCTCAATTTGAATGAGGAGGACACATTCGCACACAGAAATAACTCTGGTGTCAGGCAGGTGACTCCTAGGAAATATCTGCCTGAGGGAGAGGGATAGAATCTCAGTGccaaattttaagattaaaaaaaaaaaaaaagcgagagaACAAATGTAAAATCGTTTCAAGGTCTTCAGAGGAAATAAGGTATGAAATAAAATCCCTGGAGGTCCTACTTAGCAATTTAAGAAGAGCTGTGTGCACGGATTCCAACTGTCCTATGTGTGACCACAGTTCctgtggaggcggggggggggggggggcaggggaagagaagtTCTAGAACATCATGTAGCAAACAATACAAGAACTAGGACTCAGAGGTCTGACTCTGCTATTTCACTGTGTGACCCCAGGTACTTTGCTgagcctctctcagcctcagtttcttcatttaggAAATAAGGGGATTGGACTAGGTAATCTCCAAGATCCTGTGGTGCTAGGAGAAATAGCTAGGAGAAAATACacaagaattggggcacctggggtggctcagtcggttgggcatccgacttcagctcaggtcatgatctcccggttcgtgggttcgagctccacatcgggctctgtgctgacagctcagagcctggagcctgcttaataacCTAATGAAATCACCTAGGAAAGGAACTTTATGATGGAAAGTGTCCATTCCTCCGTCCTCTTAAAGCAACTATCATATTTTGAAAGATTTCCAGAGTGATCTTTTGGGATAAACTTTTTATGGCTgtgttgatgtgtgtgtgtgtgcttcagtTTTGTATAATTGTCATAAGTTGGTGAaggataataaatactttttaataaaactggGTAATGCCTTCGGAGTTATTTCTCATTAGAGGGGGTAAATACACAGATGATTTGTGGCTCTGCCGGCGTCTCTAGGGTTGCACGGAAGTCTCTCTGTGTGCGGTGGCCTGTAGGGACCAAGGGAACATTCCTCGCCCCTTGCTGTGCTCATGGTGGAGCATTCTAGGGTCAGACGTCAAGCAGTGCCTTATATCACCACGTACTTTATACCCTGCTCTGAACTTTCCAACCTCACCACTGCCCAAGCCTTGAAGGAGGAAATTAAACGTTTCTCAGCAATCTCGTGAGAGAAACCAGTTTTTGCCCAATAAATAACTTGGTTCTCTGTCGTTTACCCCTAGGTGGGAGGGGGTGACGTAGACTCTTTCAAACTGTCTTTGCTAATAGAGCGTCTTAAAATCAGCTTACTTTCAGGGAAAGGGGGTTCTAGAGAAACCCTGGAGGCAGTTTTCACTGGAGAAAACTTGGGGTGGGGGTACGGAATGGTGTCAAGAAAACCCACCACCACCCATGACCCCAGATAGAACCTCTGGGTGGGCGTTGTAAGCTACTTATCTAACTTGGAAGAGCACGCCTTTAATGCTGGCGGGGTGTCTCCCCCAATCCGGGTACCTTACGTACAGTTTTGCAAACGGTTTACTACCGGTGTTTTCCACCCACGAGTTGGGGGTAGCAagtccccttccctccccgcgTCTCCCGTCGCCAGGccccaccatctctctctccccggGGCGCCGGGGTGCGCGGGACGCCGGGCGGGCGAGGGCGGTgcccgggccgggggcggggcctcggctCGCCCCGCCCCACCAGCCCCCGGAAGCGGCCGCGGCGGGGGTGGAGGAGGAGCTACGGGCGCTTCGGGGCGCGGGCACCGGGGCGCTGGCCCGGCGGCTGCCGCGGCCCCCCGAGCGCCCTCCCGGCTCCCGGCGCGGCCATGGCGCGGGGCCTGCGGAGCTGGCTGGGCGGCTGCCTCCTGGTGTCAGGTGAGGGGTccgcggggagggggcgcgggccGGTCCCTGCGCCGCGCCCTCCGGGGCTCCCGGCCGCCGCGCGGCCCGACGTCCGCTGGGGACCCGGAGGCCGGGCCGCGACGCCGGCAGCGATGGCCCCAGGGCCAACCCTGAGCGGACCCCATGGGCGCCCTGGAAGTGACCGAGTGCCCGGTCCGGCCGCCAGGGTCTCTCATTCAGTCCTCAGCACCCCAGCACCTGagctctgcccctcacctccacAGCTGCGGGGCTTCTGAGTTCAAAATCCACTGAAACCTTTTGTGCCCGCCCCTAGATTTCTTGCCCGGGTTGAGATAACCgtggaccccaccccaccccccttcctttcTGATGAACTCATCCCCGGACTTCCAGGATACCACAGTGTCCCGGTTTTCCTCCTGCCTCTCAGGCTGTTTCTACCTAGGATCCTGCCCCTCTGCCAGATCCCTGTCGGGGTCAAGTTCTTAACCAGGCCCTCTACCCACTTCCCCCGCACTATCCCTGTAGGGGATACCAGCAGAAGTCTGGCGTTCCATACCAGCTATCCGGCCTGTGATGCAAACATGTATCTCTATTGGCACCAGCTGGGTGGTGGGCCCGTGGTGGTTTATCATACCCTTCCCtctgcttttgtgtatgtttgatattttctattaaaaagtttaaaaatggtttctttcttttgggggggggggggagggacagagcgagagagagggagagaattgtaagcaggctccacactcagccagGAGCCCAATCTCACGACccaaggatcatgacctgagccgaaatcaagagtggtctctccaccaactgagccacctaagcacctgtaaaaatgatttctgtctctggggcgcctgggtggctcagtcggttgagcgtccgacttcggctcaggtcactatctcacggtccgtgagttcgagccccgcgtcgggctctgggctgatggctcagagcctggagcctgcttccgattctgtgtctccctctctctctgcccctccctcgttcatgctctgtctctctctgtctcaaaaataaataggggcgcctgggtggcgcagtcggttaagcgtccgacttcagccaggtcacgatctcacggtctgtgagttcgagccccgcgtcgggctctgggctaatggctcagagcctggagcctgtttccgattctgtgtctccctctctctctgcccctcccccgttcatgctctgtctctctctgtcccaaaaataaataaacgttgaaaaaaaaatttaaaataaaataaataaataaataaacgttaaaaaaaaaaaatgatttctgtctCTAGCCCAGCTCTCTCCTCTGTGCACCAGGCCCCTTCCTCCAGCTGTCCTGAATGTCCCTGCTCACATAGCTCTCCAGCATCTCAAATCTAATGCAGCTAAAAATGGGACTCTCGATGTCCTTGTCCCCAGCCCCAGTCAGGGCATCAGGTGCTTAAGCCAGGAATGAATATTAATGTCTCCACACCAAACGGATCAGAACGTCTCAAGTCTATACCTCTGgaaatatatctaaaaaaaacCCGTGTACCCACCCCCCCTTACACCGTTTTCCCACCACCCAAATCCAGGTCACCCCCATCTGTCCCTTCTTCGtgctcactctctgccccaccccacccccaacctcccagACAAAATCCAGACTCCTCGGCACAGCTGATGTGGGTC is part of the Prionailurus viverrinus isolate Anna chromosome C2, UM_Priviv_1.0, whole genome shotgun sequence genome and harbors:
- the IFNAR2 gene encoding interferon alpha/beta receptor 2 isoform X2; this translates as MKIVEHCSNITASFCDLTDVWEVLPETYIPRVDGFRGNTMLVSCISDFFLATHVSLEPPDFDIVGSTNHINVIVKFPPVIPKILNGELLQYYLPLVIEEQSGKIVKKHHPKLNGNIIGNVTYVIDKLIPNTNYCVSVYFKSKDMGAINRSPVKCTFLQPGQETESSESAKIGGIIIMFLIAAVFISTILILKRVGYICLRNDFPKVLNFNNLSSWVFLERPPLETVAFVEVIHVNRKKKVWDYNYDDESDSNDEVAPPISGGGYTMHGLTGRLLGPASASSATLEDCNQPDAEEPDQSEPEADTEPLMAVWPSPRQSECCKSGAYKERGRLPQDPVSEDDDSATEESGDKITFNVNLNSVFVRIPDDDSEVPPTSPSFLEETANLEDSDETEISFLAASGEGTQPPFASPSAECPWPEDALSDKSDSSESDADIRDGYIMR